A genomic stretch from Acidobacteriota bacterium includes:
- a CDS encoding NADP oxidoreductase, which produces MPEPSADADRPRRVAIVGAGPSGFYTAAALLNGDEFDYSIDLIDRQPAPYGLVRYGVAPDHPKIKAVARVFERIIEDDRVRYLGNVEVGHDLQRADLLAHYDQVVYAVGGESDRRLGLADEDLPGSHSSTALVAWYSGHPDFIDLPVDLSGSTAVVVGIGNVAMDVARVLARPAEDLATTDIADPALATLRESALEDLYVLARRGPAQAACTPSELKEIAHLEKVDLIANPADMELDEASEEFAQEDRQAGKNVDLLREIAAAPPCCAPRRIHLRFLSSPKEIVAEDGKVSGVRIERNRLTPTDSGYLQAVGTGTFEELPADLLVRAIGYRSLPLADLPFDDRRGIIPNAAGRILDPATEEPLPREYVVGWVKRGPTGLIGSNKPDGAETAAAMIEDFPAAPPAPQGEPAALDALLAERGVRVVRYADWQRIDAEEIARGKAQGRPRVKMVRIEEMLEFLDGA; this is translated from the coding sequence ATGCCTGAACCTTCCGCTGACGCCGACCGGCCCCGGCGCGTAGCGATCGTGGGAGCCGGCCCGTCCGGCTTCTACACGGCGGCCGCTCTCCTCAACGGCGACGAGTTCGACTACTCCATCGACCTGATCGACCGCCAGCCGGCGCCCTACGGGTTGGTGCGCTACGGCGTGGCACCGGATCACCCCAAGATCAAGGCCGTCGCCCGGGTGTTCGAGCGCATCATCGAGGACGACCGGGTGCGCTACCTGGGCAACGTTGAGGTGGGCCACGATCTGCAACGCGCAGACCTGCTGGCCCACTACGATCAGGTGGTGTACGCCGTTGGTGGCGAGAGCGACCGTCGCCTCGGTCTCGCCGACGAAGACCTGCCCGGAAGCCACTCCTCCACCGCCCTCGTCGCCTGGTACAGCGGCCATCCGGACTTCATCGACCTGCCGGTGGATCTATCCGGCTCGACGGCCGTGGTCGTGGGCATCGGCAACGTCGCCATGGACGTTGCCCGGGTACTGGCGCGGCCGGCGGAAGATCTCGCCACCACCGACATCGCCGATCCGGCCCTAGCGACGCTGCGGGAGAGTGCCCTCGAGGATCTCTACGTGCTCGCCCGGCGCGGGCCAGCGCAGGCCGCCTGCACTCCCTCGGAACTCAAGGAGATCGCCCATCTCGAGAAGGTCGATCTGATCGCCAACCCGGCGGATATGGAGCTGGACGAGGCCAGCGAGGAGTTCGCCCAGGAGGATCGCCAGGCCGGCAAGAACGTCGACCTGCTGCGCGAGATCGCCGCCGCGCCGCCGTGCTGCGCGCCGCGTCGGATCCACCTGCGGTTCCTCTCCTCGCCGAAGGAGATCGTCGCCGAAGACGGCAAGGTATCGGGGGTTCGTATCGAGCGCAATCGCCTCACCCCGACGGACAGCGGCTATCTGCAAGCGGTCGGCACCGGCACCTTCGAGGAACTGCCGGCGGACCTGCTGGTGCGCGCCATCGGTTACCGCTCGCTGCCGCTGGCGGACCTGCCTTTCGACGACCGCCGAGGGATCATCCCCAACGCTGCCGGCCGCATCCTCGATCCGGCAACGGAGGAGCCACTGCCCCGGGAGTACGTCGTCGGCTGGGTCAAGCGTGGCCCCACCGGCTTGATCGGCAGCAACAAACCCGACGGCGCCGAAACGGCCGCCGCCATGATCGAGGACTTCCCCGCCGCCCCGCCGGCTCCCCAAGGCGAACCGGCGGCCCTCGACGCCCTGCTGGCGGAACGCGGCGTGCGGGTGGTGCGCTACGCCGACTGGCAGCGCATCGACGCCGAAGAGATCGCCCGCGGCAAGGCCCAAGGCCGCCCGCGGGTGAAGATGGTGCGGATCGAGGAGATGCTGGAGTTCCTCGACGGCGCCTAG
- a CDS encoding DUF3014 domain-containing protein produces MTDRELPPPHDPVLRPDADDEIELDLGTAEYSKEPERPGGGKGGWWILLAVGLAICLLLGYWWWQRSEEPTPPPAVVEVEPVGEVEEAPTIVEDESEELEPLPPIEDSDAFIGNLLGELSASPLVADIQRRGNLVRRLVAAVENIAGGVNPAPHFGGLSPREPFRVVEGADGTRIDPRSYARFDRYAAAFGAMDAAEIVALLRRVEPLLDRAFQDLGYPGESFEDPVERAIARLRSTPVPEEPPRVRLDVTTYEFVDPNLEALSPAQKVLIRMGPENARRVIRKLGEVEQVLEGR; encoded by the coding sequence ATGACCGACCGAGAGTTGCCGCCGCCGCACGATCCCGTCCTGCGACCCGACGCCGATGACGAGATCGAACTCGATCTGGGGACCGCCGAGTACTCGAAGGAGCCGGAGCGGCCCGGTGGCGGCAAGGGGGGCTGGTGGATCTTGTTAGCGGTTGGCCTGGCGATTTGCCTGCTGCTGGGCTACTGGTGGTGGCAGCGATCCGAAGAGCCGACACCGCCGCCGGCGGTCGTGGAGGTCGAGCCGGTCGGCGAGGTCGAAGAGGCGCCGACCATCGTCGAGGACGAATCGGAAGAGCTGGAGCCCCTGCCACCCATCGAAGACAGCGATGCCTTCATCGGAAACCTGTTGGGAGAGTTGTCGGCCAGCCCGCTGGTCGCCGACATTCAGCGGCGAGGCAATCTGGTGCGGCGTCTCGTCGCGGCGGTGGAGAACATCGCCGGCGGAGTGAATCCCGCGCCGCACTTCGGCGGACTGTCCCCGCGGGAGCCTTTCCGGGTGGTGGAAGGTGCGGACGGAACGCGCATCGATCCCCGTTCCTACGCGCGCTTCGATCGCTATGCGGCAGCCTTTGGGGCGATGGATGCAGCGGAGATTGTTGCGCTGCTGCGGCGGGTGGAACCGCTGCTCGATCGCGCCTTCCAGGATCTCGGCTATCCCGGAGAGTCCTTCGAAGATCCTGTCGAGCGGGCGATCGCCCGTCTGCGGTCGACTCCTGTTCCCGAAGAGCCGCCGCGGGTCAGACTTGATGTGACGACCTACGAGTTCGTCGATCCGAATCTCGAAGCGCTATCGCCGGCTCAGAAGGTTCTGATTCGCATGGGGCCGGAGAACGCTCGCCGGGTGATCCGCAAGTTGGGCGAAGTGGAGCAAGTACTCGAAGGGCGCTGA
- the dusA gene encoding tRNA dihydrouridine(20/20a) synthase DusA, whose translation MSPSASHPRTSARRGGAYPLSIAPMMDHSDRHFRWIQRQLARRPLVYTEMVTTGALLNGDRERFLAFDPAEHPLALQLGGDDPKELATCARMAADAGFDEVNLNVGCPSDRVQKGRFGVCLMARPERVAEAVAAMRSVVGLPVTVKHRIGFDDLDRYEDMRRFVDRVAEAGCDRFAVHARKAWLQGLNPKQNREIPPLRYSEVYRLKEERPDLQIEINGGIRTLDDARVHLGRVDGVMVGRVAYEDPFALAGADGLWGEEDHRAPSRREVVVATADYLRRWQGKIPPARILRHLLGLFAGQPGARAWRRTLSEGMHRPEVSGALLDVALAQIPAEILDERPTAANSKAAKTNEAAAVCVDSSQAV comes from the coding sequence ATGAGTCCTTCGGCCTCCCATCCTCGGACCTCCGCTCGCCGCGGCGGCGCCTACCCGTTGAGCATCGCTCCGATGATGGATCATTCGGATCGGCACTTTCGCTGGATCCAGCGCCAGCTCGCACGGCGGCCCTTGGTGTACACGGAGATGGTGACCACCGGAGCGCTGCTCAACGGTGACCGGGAGCGCTTTCTCGCCTTCGATCCGGCGGAACATCCCCTCGCCCTGCAGCTCGGCGGCGATGATCCAAAAGAACTCGCGACTTGTGCCCGAATGGCGGCGGATGCCGGCTTCGACGAGGTCAACCTCAACGTCGGCTGTCCAAGCGATCGGGTGCAGAAGGGACGTTTCGGAGTCTGCCTGATGGCTCGGCCGGAGCGGGTGGCCGAAGCGGTGGCGGCGATGCGCTCGGTGGTGGGTCTGCCGGTGACCGTCAAGCACCGCATTGGCTTCGACGATCTGGATCGCTACGAGGACATGCGACGCTTCGTCGACCGGGTGGCCGAAGCGGGCTGTGACCGCTTCGCGGTGCACGCCCGGAAGGCCTGGCTGCAGGGCCTCAATCCAAAGCAAAACCGCGAAATTCCGCCGCTGCGCTACAGCGAAGTCTACCGCCTGAAGGAGGAACGACCAGATCTGCAAATCGAAATCAACGGCGGCATCCGAACGCTCGATGACGCACGCGTTCACCTGGGCCGAGTGGACGGCGTCATGGTCGGCCGGGTGGCCTATGAGGATCCCTTTGCGCTCGCCGGAGCGGACGGTTTGTGGGGCGAAGAGGACCACCGTGCGCCGTCCCGGCGGGAAGTGGTGGTGGCGACGGCAGACTACCTGCGCCGCTGGCAGGGGAAGATTCCGCCGGCCCGCATCCTCCGGCACCTGCTGGGGCTGTTTGCCGGGCAACCCGGTGCCCGCGCCTGGCGACGCACCTTGAGCGAGGGAATGCACCGGCCGGAGGTATCCGGTGCCCTGCTGGATGTCGCCTTGGCGCAAATCCCGGCGGAGATCCTCGACGAGCGGCCGACGGCGGCGAATTCCAAGGCCGCGAAGACGAACGAAGCGGCGGCGGTTTGCGTAGACTCATCGCAAGCCGTGTGA
- a CDS encoding S1 RNA-binding domain-containing protein has protein sequence MSDKLTDSEAPSENPTPSGEPHGDPLAEAALDDAATSEGAQASDPAAVAAEADAAPPEAAADEAEAKDEAPAADGAEEESAVAAEAEATVHAEAAAGSEASAADAEQEEPTAADGEAGEEKQGEEKKGAAKEAAAAVEGEEAAAEEEVEDTPEVAALREAKDNKTPVTGRVIGWNRGGFHIALEGFTAFCPNSEMEPGRPKDPATYLDKELTFRVIKVQKRGRRVVLSRAELAREERAAKAAETLKKLEPGAVLKGTVSSVTDFGAFVDLGGVEGLVHVSEISRSRVGHAREAVQVGKDVEVKVLKVEQGGKRISLSMKALEPNPWDGVAERFPRGSEFTGKVVRKTDFGLFVELEADVDGLVHLSRLPHGVEMNDESLEVGKEVKGWVQEVEPKRQRISLSLREIPKNDPWQDATEQFPEGEAVEGTVESLAPFGVFINLAPGLTGLLPASEMGLPKHSNPGRVYPPGQKVKVQVVSIDRRRKRISLAKEGSAVEGSRNDYQAYVKQQKEAEATGMSAMEAAFAKLKNKR, from the coding sequence ATGTCCGACAAGCTCACCGATTCCGAGGCCCCTTCCGAGAACCCGACTCCGTCCGGCGAGCCGCACGGCGATCCTCTCGCCGAAGCCGCTCTGGACGATGCCGCCACCTCTGAGGGGGCGCAAGCGTCCGATCCGGCAGCGGTCGCCGCCGAGGCGGATGCCGCTCCACCGGAGGCTGCTGCCGACGAAGCCGAGGCCAAGGACGAGGCGCCGGCCGCCGACGGGGCCGAAGAGGAATCTGCCGTGGCGGCCGAGGCCGAAGCCACGGTGCATGCCGAAGCTGCAGCCGGAAGCGAAGCCTCTGCCGCCGACGCTGAGCAGGAAGAGCCCACAGCCGCCGACGGCGAGGCCGGTGAGGAGAAGCAGGGCGAGGAGAAGAAAGGCGCTGCGAAGGAAGCAGCGGCGGCTGTCGAAGGTGAGGAAGCCGCCGCCGAAGAAGAGGTCGAGGACACGCCGGAAGTGGCGGCTCTGCGCGAGGCGAAGGACAACAAGACGCCGGTCACCGGCCGGGTCATCGGCTGGAACCGGGGCGGCTTCCACATCGCCCTGGAAGGGTTCACGGCCTTCTGCCCCAACTCCGAAATGGAACCGGGAAGGCCGAAGGATCCGGCGACCTACCTGGACAAAGAGCTGACCTTCCGGGTGATCAAGGTCCAGAAGCGCGGCCGACGGGTGGTGCTGTCGCGGGCCGAGTTGGCGCGCGAGGAGCGCGCCGCCAAGGCCGCCGAAACGTTGAAGAAGCTCGAGCCCGGCGCGGTGCTCAAGGGCACCGTGTCCTCCGTCACGGACTTCGGCGCCTTCGTCGATCTGGGCGGGGTCGAAGGCCTGGTGCACGTTTCCGAGATCTCCCGCAGCCGGGTCGGTCACGCCCGGGAGGCGGTGCAGGTCGGCAAGGACGTGGAGGTCAAGGTCCTCAAGGTCGAGCAGGGCGGCAAGCGCATCTCGCTGTCCATGAAAGCGCTCGAGCCCAATCCCTGGGACGGCGTGGCAGAGCGCTTCCCGCGCGGCAGCGAGTTCACCGGCAAGGTGGTCCGCAAGACCGACTTCGGCCTGTTCGTCGAGCTCGAGGCGGACGTCGACGGCCTGGTTCACCTCTCCCGCCTGCCCCACGGGGTCGAGATGAACGACGAATCCCTCGAAGTCGGCAAAGAGGTCAAAGGCTGGGTGCAGGAGGTCGAGCCGAAGCGCCAGCGCATTTCCCTATCGCTGCGCGAGATCCCGAAGAACGATCCCTGGCAGGACGCCACGGAGCAGTTCCCGGAGGGTGAGGCGGTGGAGGGCACTGTCGAGAGCCTGGCGCCCTTCGGCGTGTTCATCAACCTGGCTCCGGGCCTGACCGGCCTGCTGCCGGCCTCGGAGATGGGCCTGCCGAAGCATTCCAACCCCGGCCGCGTGTACCCCCCGGGCCAGAAGGTCAAGGTGCAGGTGGTGTCCATCGATCGCCGCCGCAAGCGCATCTCCCTCGCCAAGGAAGGCTCCGCCGTCGAGGGCTCGCGCAACGACTACCAGGCCTACGTCAAGCAGCAGAAGGAAGCCGAAGCCACCGGCATGAGTGCCATGGAAGCGGCCTTCGCCAAGCTAAAAAACAAGCGGTGA
- the gdhA gene encoding NADP-specific glutamate dehydrogenase: protein MANQAHEFMEYVERRSPGEEEFHQAVEEVVASILPVLERHPQMRKDKLVERLVEPERTVLFRVPWMDDQGEIQVNRGYRVEFNSALGPYKGGLRFHPSVNLSILKFLGFEQIFKNALTSCPIGGGKGGADFDPKGRSDREVMRFCQSFMSELFRHIGPHTDVPAGDIGVGGREIGFLFGQYKRLVNRFDGVLTGKGLSWGGSLIRPEATGYGQVYFAIEMLASRDRSLEGKTCLISGSGNVAQYAAEKVLEHGGKVLTMSDSSGFIVDEEGIDRHKLDFVMKLKNQRRGRIREYLEEYPSATYQETDGNLDANPLWDIRADIALPAATQNEISRQDAENLVANGCICVSEGSNMPSTPEAVDVFLDRGILYGPGKAANAGGVATSAFEMSQNSMMLRWSRQKVDERLRQTMRDIHQLCYETAEQYGEGGNLVAGANIAGFLRVSEAMIDQGLV from the coding sequence ATGGCGAATCAAGCCCACGAGTTCATGGAATATGTCGAACGCCGGAGCCCTGGCGAGGAGGAGTTTCACCAGGCGGTGGAGGAGGTCGTCGCATCCATCCTGCCGGTACTGGAACGGCACCCGCAGATGCGCAAGGACAAGCTGGTGGAGCGCTTGGTGGAGCCCGAGCGCACCGTTCTCTTCCGGGTACCCTGGATGGACGATCAGGGGGAGATCCAGGTCAACCGCGGCTACCGGGTGGAGTTCAACAGTGCCCTCGGTCCATATAAGGGCGGCCTGCGGTTTCACCCTTCCGTCAACCTGAGCATTCTCAAGTTCCTCGGTTTTGAGCAGATCTTCAAGAACGCCTTGACAAGCTGCCCCATCGGCGGTGGCAAGGGCGGCGCGGATTTCGATCCCAAGGGCCGCTCCGATCGCGAGGTGATGCGCTTCTGCCAGTCCTTCATGAGCGAATTGTTCCGCCACATCGGACCGCACACGGACGTGCCGGCCGGTGACATCGGAGTCGGCGGACGGGAGATCGGCTTCCTCTTTGGCCAGTACAAGCGGCTGGTCAACCGCTTCGATGGGGTGTTGACGGGGAAAGGGCTGTCCTGGGGTGGTTCACTCATCCGCCCCGAGGCGACGGGCTACGGGCAGGTCTACTTCGCCATCGAAATGCTCGCCAGCCGGGACCGATCGCTGGAGGGCAAGACGTGTTTGATCTCTGGCTCCGGCAACGTCGCCCAGTACGCCGCCGAGAAAGTGCTGGAACACGGCGGCAAGGTGTTGACGATGTCCGATTCGAGCGGCTTCATCGTCGACGAGGAGGGGATCGACCGGCACAAGCTGGACTTCGTGATGAAGCTCAAGAACCAGCGCCGCGGGCGGATCCGCGAGTACCTCGAGGAGTACCCTTCCGCCACCTACCAAGAGACCGACGGCAATCTGGACGCCAATCCGCTGTGGGACATTCGGGCGGATATCGCGCTGCCGGCGGCCACCCAAAACGAGATCAGCCGGCAGGACGCCGAGAATCTGGTAGCGAACGGCTGTATCTGCGTTAGCGAAGGCTCGAACATGCCTTCGACGCCGGAGGCGGTGGATGTGTTTCTCGATCGCGGCATCCTCTACGGACCGGGCAAGGCGGCAAATGCCGGCGGGGTGGCGACCTCGGCCTTCGAGATGAGCCAGAACAGCATGATGCTGCGCTGGTCGCGGCAGAAGGTCGACGAGCGCCTGCGACAGACCATGAGGGACATCCATCAGCTCTGCTACGAAACCGCTGAACAGTACGGCGAAGGGGGAAACCTGGTCGCCGGCGCCAACATCGCCGGCTTCCTGCGGGTGAGCGAAGCGATGATCGACCAAGGTCTCGTGTAG
- a CDS encoding PEP/pyruvate-binding domain-containing protein, translating into MAIPEGPKPFAYDALMPFTVRKILLVASAYDSFILEEEGQFSDRLLSEYRALDLSTPPKMDHVASAEEALRRLEQNPYDLVITTPHIHDMTPHRLGAEIGRYHRGLPVVLLSYDRSDLVNASVGQGIDHAFLWVGDPRLFLAIVKLVEDHKNVDRDAREGLVRVIVLVEDSAAFYSSYLPIIYSELLDQVRSLLAQGLNDRERHYRMRARPKILLARTHEEGEGWLQRYRQNLLGVICDMRFPSAGTLDPEAGLRFIRAIRQSRPDLPVLLQSKEPDHAAVAQNLEVHYADKNSPELLGELRSFMRRNFGFGPFIFRTPAGDEVERVATIREMVEVLDGIPDEAILFHAHSGHFSNWLMARSEFGLAQEVRSRKAEDFAGAQEVRNYLQQVLTAFLEDQQRGQVTEFRRQTASSARDFTRIGTGSMGGKARGLAFVARLLADQPFREQFPTVRVTVPRTSVICTDLFEEFCAAGSLRERALDLEDDGAIAEMFLRQGLQPQLLGDLRALIEAIDYPLAVRSSSLLEDSEFQPLAGMYKTFLLPNRSGSLDRRLAQLSRAVRLIWASTFFSGPRGYMKATHQRLEEEKMAVIVERLVGRRHGDRFYPDFAGVAQSHNVYPMAAVRPGDGLATVALGLGETVVGGGQAYRFSPRHPRVSLSMVAPEDALRSGQNRFFALDLGNTDFEPQVDEGAHLLHLDLSAAEADGTLSAVASSYSAENHVLYDSLRRGGVPVVNFAGVLKHDLFPLAPLLTELLELGREGMGTEVEMEFAAVRSPGDASDELSVLQLRPLLAHQRDREVELKSIAPERPRLVTGRALGHGVVRDLRDVIYLHPDRFSMNDTPALAHEIGRLNGELSRQGRPYLLIGPGRWGTRDRWMGVPVAWGQVSAVRVFVELELPGKGIESSQGTHFFHNITSLKVGYFCLAPEREEEDRLDLEWLDSLPMVHEAGAVRHVVLPRPAVAHIDGRSGRGVILR; encoded by the coding sequence ATGGCGATCCCCGAAGGGCCGAAGCCGTTTGCCTACGACGCGCTGATGCCCTTCACGGTGCGCAAGATCCTGCTGGTCGCCAGCGCCTACGACAGCTTTATCCTGGAGGAAGAGGGGCAGTTTTCGGACCGCTTGCTCAGCGAGTACCGGGCCCTCGACCTGTCGACGCCGCCCAAGATGGATCACGTGGCGAGCGCCGAGGAGGCCCTGCGACGTCTCGAGCAGAATCCCTACGATCTGGTCATCACCACCCCCCACATCCATGACATGACGCCGCACCGCCTGGGGGCGGAGATTGGCCGCTACCATCGCGGCCTACCGGTGGTGTTGCTGAGCTACGACCGGTCGGATCTGGTGAATGCCTCCGTCGGCCAGGGCATCGATCACGCCTTTCTGTGGGTGGGCGACCCGCGCCTCTTCCTGGCGATCGTCAAGCTGGTCGAGGATCACAAGAACGTCGACCGGGACGCTCGCGAGGGGCTGGTGCGGGTGATCGTCCTGGTGGAGGATTCGGCGGCCTTCTATTCGTCGTACCTGCCGATCATCTACAGCGAGCTGCTCGATCAGGTGCGCTCGCTCCTCGCCCAGGGCCTGAACGACCGGGAGCGCCACTACCGCATGCGGGCGCGGCCCAAGATCCTGCTGGCGCGCACCCACGAGGAGGGCGAAGGGTGGCTGCAGCGCTACCGTCAGAACCTCTTGGGGGTGATCTGCGACATGCGCTTCCCAAGCGCCGGCACCCTCGATCCGGAGGCCGGTCTGCGCTTCATCCGCGCCATTCGACAGAGCCGCCCGGACCTTCCGGTGTTGCTGCAGTCGAAGGAACCCGACCACGCCGCCGTGGCGCAGAATCTCGAAGTCCACTACGCGGACAAGAACTCACCGGAGCTGCTCGGTGAGCTGCGCTCCTTCATGCGCCGCAACTTCGGCTTCGGCCCCTTCATCTTTCGTACCCCGGCGGGCGACGAGGTGGAGCGAGTGGCCACTATCCGGGAGATGGTCGAGGTGCTCGACGGGATTCCCGACGAGGCCATCCTGTTCCACGCCCATTCCGGGCATTTCTCGAATTGGCTGATGGCGCGCAGCGAATTTGGGTTGGCTCAGGAGGTGCGCAGCCGCAAGGCGGAGGACTTTGCCGGGGCGCAGGAAGTGCGGAACTACTTGCAGCAGGTGCTGACGGCGTTCCTCGAAGACCAGCAGCGCGGCCAGGTGACGGAGTTTCGCCGCCAGACGGCGTCGTCGGCGCGGGATTTCACCCGCATCGGTACCGGATCTATGGGCGGCAAGGCGCGCGGCTTGGCCTTCGTCGCCCGTTTGCTCGCCGACCAGCCCTTCCGAGAACAATTCCCGACGGTGCGGGTGACGGTGCCTCGCACCTCGGTGATCTGTACCGACCTGTTCGAAGAGTTCTGCGCTGCCGGGTCGCTACGCGAGCGGGCGCTGGACCTGGAGGACGATGGCGCCATTGCCGAGATGTTCCTGCGGCAGGGCCTCCAGCCGCAGCTACTGGGTGACCTGCGGGCCCTGATCGAAGCTATCGACTACCCCCTGGCGGTGCGTTCGTCGAGCCTGCTCGAAGACTCGGAGTTTCAACCCCTGGCGGGGATGTACAAGACCTTTCTGTTGCCCAATCGCTCGGGCTCGCTGGACCGGCGTCTGGCGCAGCTCTCCCGGGCGGTGCGGCTGATTTGGGCTTCGACCTTCTTTTCCGGACCGCGCGGCTACATGAAGGCCACCCACCAGCGCCTGGAGGAGGAGAAGATGGCGGTGATCGTCGAGCGCTTGGTGGGCCGGCGCCACGGCGACCGCTTCTATCCGGATTTCGCCGGCGTCGCCCAATCGCACAACGTCTATCCGATGGCCGCTGTGCGGCCCGGCGACGGCCTTGCCACCGTCGCTCTGGGACTGGGGGAGACGGTGGTGGGCGGCGGCCAGGCCTACCGCTTCAGTCCCCGCCATCCGCGGGTATCGCTGTCGATGGTCGCTCCGGAGGACGCTCTGCGCTCGGGCCAAAATCGCTTCTTCGCTCTGGATCTGGGCAATACGGACTTCGAACCGCAGGTCGATGAGGGAGCCCATCTTCTGCACCTGGATCTGTCCGCCGCCGAGGCCGACGGCACCTTGTCCGCTGTCGCCTCGTCCTACTCGGCAGAGAACCATGTGTTGTACGACTCGCTGCGCCGCGGCGGCGTGCCGGTGGTGAACTTCGCCGGGGTGCTCAAGCACGATCTCTTTCCCTTGGCGCCGCTGTTGACGGAGCTTTTGGAGCTGGGGCGGGAGGGGATGGGGACGGAGGTGGAGATGGAGTTCGCGGCGGTGCGGTCTCCTGGCGATGCCAGCGATGAGCTGAGCGTGCTGCAACTGCGGCCGCTGCTGGCCCATCAGCGGGACCGGGAAGTCGAACTGAAGTCCATCGCGCCGGAGCGGCCGCGGCTGGTGACCGGCCGCGCCCTGGGTCACGGTGTGGTGCGCGACCTGCGGGATGTGATCTACCTCCACCCGGACCGCTTCAGCATGAACGACACGCCGGCCTTGGCGCACGAAATCGGTCGCTTGAATGGCGAACTGTCCCGTCAGGGGAGGCCTTACCTGCTCATTGGGCCGGGCCGCTGGGGGACCCGCGATCGCTGGATGGGGGTGCCGGTGGCCTGGGGCCAGGTCTCCGCCGTGCGGGTGTTCGTCGAGCTGGAGCTTCCGGGCAAGGGCATCGAGAGCTCCCAGGGTACCCATTTTTTCCACAACATCACTTCGCTGAAGGTAGGCTACTTTTGTCTGGCGCCGGAGCGCGAGGAGGAGGATCGTCTCGATCTGGAGTGGCTGGACAGCCTGCCGATGGTGCACGAGGCGGGAGCCGTGCGGCATGTGGTCCTGCCGCGGCCCGCCGTCGCGCATATCGACGGTCGGTCTGGAAGGGGTGTCATTCTCCGCTGA